A DNA window from Deltaproteobacteria bacterium contains the following coding sequences:
- a CDS encoding ribbon-helix-helix protein, CopG family has protein sequence MTIPMIIRVEDKIKNRLSCLARAEGKTTSQVIRELIDHYVEDRDITGYIDDLWSRIRKKITSRGFGQKDIPGIVRQVRSSKN, from the coding sequence ATGACAATACCCATGATAATCCGTGTGGAAGACAAAATCAAAAACAGGTTGAGTTGCCTGGCGCGGGCGGAGGGAAAAACGACCAGCCAGGTTATCCGCGAATTGATTGACCATTATGTGGAAGACCGCGACATCACCGGCTACATTGACGATCTCTGGTCGCGTATCCGCAAAAAAATTACTTCCCGCGGTTTTGGCCAAAAAGATATTCCGGGAATTGTGCGGCAGGTGCGTTCCTCCAAAAATTGA
- a CDS encoding nucleotidyltransferase domain-containing protein — protein sequence MTLTPETTKEMVRRLVAEFKPLKIILFGSQAWGKPGPDSDIDLFVIVEKSELTRARRAARAYRCLHGLSFPKDILVRTQAEVDKYKNVYASLECQVLEKGKILYG from the coding sequence ATGACTTTGACGCCTGAAACGACAAAAGAAATGGTCCGGCGGCTTGTCGCCGAATTCAAGCCGTTGAAAATTATCCTGTTTGGTTCTCAGGCTTGGGGAAAACCGGGGCCGGATAGCGACATTGATTTGTTTGTTATTGTTGAAAAGAGTGAATTGACCCGTGCCAGGCGCGCCGCTCGAGCGTATCGATGTCTGCATGGTTTAAGTTTCCCAAAGGATATTTTGGTAAGAACTCAGGCGGAAGTGGATAAGTACAAAAATGTTTATGCCTCTCTTGAATGTCAGGTTCTGGAGAAGGGTAAAATCCTTTATGGATGA
- a CDS encoding putative toxin-antitoxin system toxin component, PIN family, with product MRVVVDTNVFVSSFFGGYPRKVIDLWKKGEIALCLTSPIVQEYVEVLSRMGLVGEPELEDLLDLFRKNFNALFTAKTPKIEVVRDPDDNKFIECAVALKADCIVSGDRDLTVLKNYMGISISTPKQFVLKFA from the coding sequence ATGAGAGTTGTGGTTGATACGAATGTCTTTGTCTCCTCCTTCTTTGGCGGTTATCCCCGAAAGGTGATCGATTTGTGGAAAAAGGGGGAGATCGCGCTCTGTTTGACCAGTCCGATTGTTCAGGAATATGTGGAAGTCTTGAGCCGCATGGGGCTTGTTGGGGAGCCTGAACTTGAGGATCTGCTCGATTTGTTCAGGAAAAACTTTAACGCCCTTTTTACGGCAAAGACACCCAAGATAGAGGTTGTCAGGGATCCGGATGACAACAAATTTATTGAGTGTGCCGTGGCCCTGAAGGCCGATTGCATCGTTTCGGGAGACAGGGATTTAACGGTTCTCAAAAATTACATGGGGATTTCGATTTCAACTCCAAAACAATTTGTCTTGAAATTTGCATGA
- the leuB gene encoding 3-isopropylmalate dehydrogenase gives MPSFKIAVLPGDGIGPEVTKEAIKVLQVLEKTEGISFEFEEAAVGGAAYDQSGKPLPDASLKLAKKSDAVLLGAVGGPKWETLDYSVRPERALLGLREELGLFANLRPATVFKPLIDASTLKPEVIEGIDLMVVRELTGGIYFGKPRGISKLPDGQQQGLNTLVYTTREIERVAKMAFELAQKRRKKVVSVDKANVLEATVLEATELWRNVVTKVHKNYSDVELGHMYVDNCSMQLIRNPKQFDVIVTTNLFGDILSDEAAMLTGSIGMLPSASLNGSSRGMYEPVHGSAPDIAGRGIANPIAAILSAAMMLRYSFNRPEAAQKVQQAVAEVLTKGYRTADIHTEGTKKVGTNKMGEAICKEMLAKAR, from the coding sequence ATGCCATCCTTCAAAATAGCAGTTCTCCCCGGCGATGGGATTGGTCCGGAAGTAACCAAAGAGGCGATCAAGGTTCTTCAGGTTCTCGAAAAAACCGAGGGGATCTCGTTTGAGTTCGAAGAGGCCGCCGTTGGCGGCGCCGCCTATGATCAGTCGGGCAAACCGCTTCCCGATGCGAGTCTCAAACTCGCCAAAAAATCGGATGCCGTTTTGCTGGGGGCGGTCGGGGGACCAAAGTGGGAGACACTCGATTATTCCGTTCGTCCGGAACGGGCCCTCTTGGGCTTGCGCGAGGAGTTGGGATTGTTTGCAAACTTGCGTCCCGCGACCGTTTTCAAACCGTTGATCGACGCCTCGACGCTCAAGCCGGAGGTGATTGAAGGAATCGACTTGATGGTGGTCCGTGAATTGACGGGGGGGATCTATTTCGGCAAGCCGCGCGGGATTTCAAAACTTCCGGACGGTCAACAGCAGGGGCTCAATACGCTGGTTTACACAACGCGCGAAATCGAGCGGGTCGCAAAAATGGCCTTCGAGCTGGCGCAGAAGCGCCGGAAAAAGGTCGTCTCGGTCGACAAGGCCAATGTGCTGGAGGCGACCGTGCTGGAGGCGACCGAGCTCTGGCGGAATGTGGTTACCAAGGTCCATAAAAATTATTCCGATGTCGAATTGGGCCACATGTATGTGGACAACTGCTCCATGCAATTGATCCGCAACCCCAAACAGTTCGACGTGATTGTCACCACGAATCTGTTCGGCGATATTTTAAGCGACGAGGCGGCCATGCTGACCGGCTCCATCGGGATGCTCCCCTCGGCCTCGTTGAACGGATCGTCGCGCGGGATGTACGAGCCGGTGCACGGTTCGGCCCCCGACATCGCGGGAAGGGGGATCGCCAATCCCATTGCCGCCATTCTATCGGCGGCGATGATGCTTCGCTATTCGTTCAACCGTCCGGAGGCCGCCCAAAAAGTTCAGCAGGCGGTTGCGGAGGTTCTTACAAAGGGGTATCGGACGGCGGATATCCATACCGAGGGGACAAAAAAGGTGGGGACAAACAAGATGGGGGAGGCGATTTGTAAAGAGATGCTTGCAAAGGCGAGATAG
- a CDS encoding 2-isopropylmalate synthase: MADTIKIFDTTLRDGEQSPGCSMNLEEKLRMAVQLAKLNVDVIEAGFPIASPGDFEAVHRIAKEVKGVTIAGLARANKIDIDRCWEAVKGAEKNRIHTFIATSPIHMKHKLRKEPDEVLKDAVLAVRHARKYTEDVEFSAEDATRSEPEFLVKVFGEVIEAGATTINVPDTVGYAVPSQFGPLIAYLRANIPNIGKAVISVHCHNDLGLAVANSLAAVENGARQVECTVNGIGERAGNASMEEIVMTLNVRKDKLPFKTRIRPEQIFPSSKLLTFITGISVQPNKAIVGENAFAHEAGIHQDGVLKYQQTYEIMTPESVGIPKNKLVLGKHSGRHAFRDRLNDLGTPLEAALLEQAFNAFKALADKKKNVYDEDIMTIVESLMEKAERYQFESLHVVSGTEETPKAMVRVKIDGESREVNETGDGPVDAVYRAIKKITGFKGALNKYVVNAITGETDAQGEVLVTLEDEGKTVRGTGAHTDIVVASALAFLSALNRLEYYQKKKGGKGI; encoded by the coding sequence ATGGCTGATACCATCAAAATTTTCGACACCACGCTCCGCGACGGCGAGCAGTCGCCCGGATGTAGCATGAATCTGGAGGAAAAACTCCGGATGGCGGTTCAACTGGCCAAGCTGAATGTCGATGTCATCGAGGCTGGTTTTCCCATCGCCTCGCCGGGGGATTTTGAGGCGGTGCACCGGATTGCCAAGGAGGTGAAAGGGGTCACGATTGCCGGTCTCGCACGGGCCAACAAGATCGACATCGACCGTTGCTGGGAGGCGGTGAAGGGGGCCGAGAAAAATCGGATCCACACCTTTATCGCCACTTCGCCCATCCATATGAAGCACAAGCTCCGAAAAGAGCCGGATGAGGTGCTCAAGGATGCCGTCCTTGCGGTGCGGCATGCGCGGAAATATACGGAGGATGTCGAGTTCTCCGCGGAAGACGCCACGCGGAGCGAGCCGGAATTCCTCGTCAAGGTTTTTGGCGAGGTGATCGAGGCGGGGGCGACGACCATCAATGTTCCCGATACGGTCGGTTACGCCGTGCCGTCCCAGTTTGGGCCACTCATTGCCTATTTGAGGGCCAACATCCCAAACATCGGAAAAGCGGTTATCAGTGTCCATTGTCACAACGATCTCGGTTTGGCGGTGGCCAACTCGCTGGCCGCGGTGGAAAACGGGGCGCGTCAGGTGGAATGCACGGTGAACGGCATCGGTGAGCGGGCCGGCAACGCCTCGATGGAGGAAATTGTCATGACGCTCAATGTGCGGAAAGACAAACTTCCTTTCAAGACGCGCATCAGACCGGAACAGATATTCCCTTCCTCCAAACTGCTTACCTTCATTACGGGCATCAGCGTCCAGCCCAACAAGGCGATTGTCGGCGAAAACGCCTTCGCGCATGAGGCGGGGATTCACCAGGATGGGGTGCTGAAATACCAGCAGACCTACGAGATCATGACGCCGGAGTCGGTGGGAATTCCCAAAAACAAGCTGGTGCTGGGAAAACATTCCGGCCGGCATGCCTTTCGCGACCGGCTGAACGATTTGGGAACACCGCTGGAAGCGGCCCTGCTGGAGCAGGCCTTCAATGCCTTTAAGGCCTTGGCGGATAAAAAAAAGAATGTCTACGACGAAGACATCATGACGATTGTCGAGTCACTGATGGAAAAGGCGGAACGCTACCAGTTTGAATCGCTCCATGTGGTGAGTGGAACGGAAGAGACGCCGAAGGCGATGGTGCGCGTCAAAATAGACGGAGAGAGCCGTGAGGTCAATGAAACGGGAGACGGCCCTGTGGACGCGGTCTATCGGGCGATCAAAAAAATCACCGGCTTCAAGGGGGCGCTGAATAAATATGTCGTCAATGCCATCACGGGGGAAACGGATGCCCAGGGAGAGGTTTTGGTGACGCTGGAGGATGAGGGGAAAACGGTCCGAGGGACCGGGGCGCATACCGATATTGTGGTGGCCTCGGCGCTGGCGTTTCTCTCGGCGTTGAATCGGTTGGAGTATTATCAGAAGAAAAAAGGGGGGAAGGGGATTTGA
- a CDS encoding SUMF1/EgtB/PvdO family nonheme iron enzyme has translation MSELINTDSSVTGVEVKDVVPSNERTELLAQYPEFAGPNQPAVFVTWPEAKAYCEAQGKRLPTGEEWERAARGPQGYEYGTHSGTLNHQEAQYCSVSEAVHATNESDVVHAAVDVKSFQPNGYGVYDMTGNVWEWTLEDYQEHGTKGFRGGSWYIIFPATSPRPTAATASPRVATAVSGFVALGRPPGLKSNPLFS, from the coding sequence ATGAGCGAATTAATCAACACGGATTCATCGGTCACTGGAGTTGAAGTCAAAGATGTTGTTCCATCGAACGAACGGACGGAGTTATTGGCGCAATACCCGGAGTTTGCCGGTCCAAACCAGCCGGCCGTTTTCGTTACCTGGCCTGAAGCCAAGGCCTATTGCGAGGCCCAAGGAAAGCGACTCCCCACGGGAGAAGAATGGGAAAGAGCGGCCCGGGGTCCGCAAGGATACGAATATGGAACCCACAGCGGCACATTAAATCATCAGGAAGCTCAATACTGCAGTGTGAGTGAAGCTGTTCATGCCACTAATGAGAGTGACGTTGTTCATGCCGCTGTTGATGTTAAATCTTTTCAGCCTAATGGTTATGGAGTTTATGACATGACGGGGAATGTGTGGGAATGGACGTTGGAAGATTATCAAGAACACGGAACTAAGGGCTTTCGCGGCGGTTCCTGGTACATCATCTTCCCGGCTACCTCGCCGCGTCCTACCGCGGCTACGGCCTCCCCGAGAGTCGCTACGGCAGTATCGGGTTTCGTTGCGTTGGGCCGCCCCCCAGGACTAAAGAGTAACCCTTTGTTCTCTTAA
- a CDS encoding phosphatidylserine decarboxylase family protein: MKKHSFIAREGYPLIAIAAAMAIVAWFIHWIAFGASAAVFVFVVYFFRNPRREVPCGNGLVVSPADGKVIGIEEVEEKRFIHSPMKRISIFMSPLNVHVNRVPVTGVVKKVSYNKGKFFPAFAEKASLDNEQNAVVMECGTGDPVLFVQIAGWLARRIVCHAREGEMWQKGAVYGLIRFGSRVDVYVPMSYTIDVSLNQRVKAGESVIAEEKK; encoded by the coding sequence TTGAAGAAACATTCTTTCATTGCGCGGGAAGGGTATCCGCTTATTGCCATTGCGGCGGCAATGGCTATTGTGGCCTGGTTTATCCACTGGATTGCCTTTGGCGCATCCGCGGCGGTTTTTGTTTTTGTCGTTTATTTTTTCAGAAATCCCCGGCGCGAGGTTCCCTGTGGGAATGGTCTGGTGGTGTCCCCGGCGGACGGCAAGGTCATCGGAATTGAAGAAGTGGAGGAGAAGCGGTTTATCCACTCGCCCATGAAGCGGATCAGCATTTTTATGTCGCCGCTCAACGTGCATGTCAACCGCGTTCCGGTGACGGGCGTTGTAAAAAAGGTGAGCTACAACAAAGGAAAGTTTTTTCCGGCGTTTGCCGAAAAGGCCTCGCTGGATAATGAGCAGAATGCGGTGGTGATGGAGTGCGGGACGGGTGATCCGGTTTTATTTGTGCAGATCGCGGGATGGCTGGCGCGCCGCATTGTCTGCCATGCACGCGAAGGGGAGATGTGGCAGAAAGGGGCGGTCTACGGGCTTATCCGTTTTGGCTCGCGTGTGGATGTGTATGTGCCGATGTCGTACACGATTGATGTCTCGCTGAATCAAAGGGTGAAGGCGGGAGAGAGCGTGATTGCGGAGGAAAAAAAATAA
- the ilvN gene encoding acetolactate synthase small subunit → MKHTISVLVENEFGVLARVASLFSGRGYNISSLTVAETLDPRVSRMTIVTEGSDAVLEQIVKQLNKLVNVIKVHDVTMENPINRTLALVKVPLKTGDGGDVAGVIRELGGEVLDSDRKCCIAEFRGDESKIASVIERLRPFGILEFEQTGNIAMQKGTKVI, encoded by the coding sequence ATGAAACATACAATTTCCGTTCTTGTTGAAAACGAATTCGGCGTTCTGGCGCGGGTGGCGAGCCTCTTTTCGGGGCGCGGCTACAATATTTCGAGTCTGACGGTGGCCGAGACGCTCGACCCGAGGGTTTCACGAATGACCATCGTCACCGAGGGGAGCGATGCGGTGCTCGAGCAGATTGTCAAACAGTTGAACAAGCTGGTCAATGTCATCAAGGTCCACGATGTCACCATGGAAAATCCCATCAACCGGACGCTGGCCCTCGTAAAAGTGCCTTTAAAAACCGGAGACGGAGGCGATGTCGCGGGGGTGATCAGGGAACTGGGGGGCGAGGTGCTCGATTCGGATCGCAAATGCTGTATCGCCGAGTTTCGGGGCGATGAATCGAAAATCGCCTCCGTGATCGAGAGGCTTAGGCCTTTCGGAATTTTGGAGTTCGAGCAAACGGGAAATATCGCGATGCAAAAGGGGACGAAGGTCATTTGA
- the pssA gene encoding CDP-diacylglycerol--serine O-phosphatidyltransferase encodes MKKGIYILPNLFTTANLFCGFFAVIRAINGDFLTAAWMILFAGVFDFLDGRVARLTRTQSPFGLEYDSLVDLASFGLAPAILMYTWSLLHFKRFGWSAAFLFFACGALRLARFNVQAANVEKKSFQGLPIPAAAYCLASYIILYHHLFGPGAAESYAMVFMTFVLALLMVSNVPYRSFKVLDFNRRASFFYLVLLVAALFVIASEPAVMIFVVSAGYVVMGIVEEIIRSPRKIRTFADFLSHYFREPEGEEETEGKRRTLKVIGIKEGADKDRRNLV; translated from the coding sequence ATAAAAAAGGGGATCTACATTCTGCCGAATCTGTTTACGACTGCGAATCTCTTCTGCGGTTTCTTTGCCGTTATCCGCGCCATCAACGGCGATTTTCTTACGGCCGCCTGGATGATCCTTTTTGCGGGAGTGTTCGATTTTCTGGACGGGCGGGTGGCGCGGTTGACCAGGACGCAAAGTCCCTTTGGCCTTGAATATGATTCGTTGGTCGATCTGGCGTCGTTTGGTTTGGCGCCGGCAATTTTGATGTATACCTGGTCCCTTTTGCATTTCAAACGCTTCGGGTGGTCGGCCGCTTTTTTGTTTTTTGCCTGCGGGGCGTTGCGTCTGGCCCGGTTTAATGTGCAGGCGGCCAATGTGGAAAAAAAGAGTTTTCAGGGGCTTCCGATTCCGGCGGCCGCCTACTGTTTGGCCAGTTACATCATTTTGTATCACCATTTGTTCGGTCCGGGCGCCGCGGAAAGCTACGCCATGGTGTTTATGACCTTTGTGTTGGCTCTGTTGATGGTGAGCAACGTCCCTTACCGAAGTTTCAAGGTTCTGGATTTCAACCGCAGGGCCAGCTTTTTCTATCTTGTTTTGCTGGTGGCGGCCCTTTTCGTGATCGCCTCGGAGCCGGCGGTGATGATTTTTGTCGTCTCCGCCGGCTATGTGGTGATGGGGATCGTCGAGGAGATCATCCGGTCGCCGCGCAAGATCCGGACTTTTGCCGATTTTTTGTCGCATTATTTTCGTGAGCCGGAAGGGGAGGAAGAAACGGAAGGGAAAAGAAGGACATTGAAGGTCATCGGCATCAAGGAAGGCGCCGACAAGGACAGGCGTAATCTTGTGTGA
- a CDS encoding transposase, whose product MAYTTIADLLRRIKANSSKWVNEKFGDNHKFAWQDGYGAFTVSESQLNTGIVHANFKTNCFGVEIEIPM is encoded by the coding sequence ATGGCATATACCACCATTGCTGATCTCTTGCGGCGAATCAAGGCAAATTCATCCAAATGGGTGAATGAAAAATTTGGAGATAATCACAAATTTGCCTGGCAAGACGGTTATGGCGCGTTCACTGTCAGTGAATCCCAACTGAATACGGGCATCGTTCATGCAAATTTCAAGACAAATTGTTTTGGAGTTGAAATCGAAATCCCCATGTAA